A stretch of the Serratia marcescens genome encodes the following:
- a CDS encoding DUF7370 family protein: protein MVTKEKAKEYLESQGITLPDFVLDALVEQVNSIQECLDANYPASTALLIQLYLLGLMGLGQGDKYISSQTAPSGASRSFRYQSFSDRWKGALNLLRGLDKKGCATGLIPPDPTNKAFAGVWIGKGGCMCGGG from the coding sequence ATGGTGACTAAAGAAAAGGCCAAGGAATATCTGGAGTCACAGGGTATCACCTTGCCTGATTTCGTCCTTGATGCGCTGGTGGAGCAGGTGAACAGCATTCAGGAATGTCTGGATGCGAATTACCCAGCATCAACAGCGTTACTCATCCAACTCTATCTTCTCGGGCTCATGGGATTAGGCCAGGGCGATAAATACATCAGCTCTCAAACGGCGCCAAGCGGGGCATCGCGTTCGTTTCGGTATCAGTCATTTAGCGATCGCTGGAAAGGGGCGCTGAATCTGCTGCGCGGGTTGGATAAAAAAGGGTGCGCTACAGGCCTGATTCCACCTGACCCAACAAACAAGGCTTTTGCCGGTGTCTGGATCGGCAAGGGCGGCTGCATGTGCGGTGGTGGTTGA
- a CDS encoding DUF551 domain-containing protein → MKWISVDERLPQTTGQFDLVLVATDKGIGFATYDGLREFSRVTVTGNKQYSSLKVTHWMPLPDAPAE, encoded by the coding sequence ATGAAATGGATATCCGTAGACGAAAGGCTTCCTCAAACCACCGGCCAGTTTGATCTGGTTCTTGTTGCTACTGACAAGGGAATTGGCTTTGCCACCTACGATGGACTCAGAGAGTTCAGTAGAGTTACTGTGACGGGCAATAAACAGTATTCAAGCCTAAAAGTAACCCACTGGATGCCTCTACCTGATGCTCCTGCTGAGTAA
- a CDS encoding tape measure protein, translating into MAEQDGGSLVYQVDIETAKMVTGSRQAAVVLGEMEKQANRSSKAVDGLTSSADSAGRSMSGFKSVLSGVASAISVALIIDYGKAFLTVADNITQLQSRILRLSTDAATAMSTFETLTAIASTTGASLRDTAKLWEAMTSALKGTGATNTQILALTDTLQKIGRVGGSSTEEMANALRQFGQSISSGTVRAEEFNSILEQMPELARQIGAGMGLSMGQLRQAMLEGKLSAQDALNAIMKQSSAVNDEFSKLPRTMDQASNSLTISLQNLIGKMNEAMGASATMVKVIDSISAAIDRLSGKTETASQKIADLTSTGEMYARRARTWSWLGLDGWSEQNQALAALSNKAATLIGDMNSVAKASENAANGTINFNNSGTANPKQDALVKRSQRRIELSKLEGEARARLQAVYDAEDAGISKNDPRVKKLQDQYAEIERNTKAQKESNAEGKKSANQAESVAQKLANLKQQSELAADSTSELSREQAILTAQQSLGKGATQAQIAEAGAYAAKRWDTANAIKAQAAAEKLLPEAKENSSYAQDVKDLNTALAAKKISQEQYNTTAEQLEQQHQVNLAKIRSEAVVSPKQQAAGMVDPVQQLANENAQKLALIQQFETEKGVITQRGLELMRAANTQYEQQRIAAQWEIFRNQNAGNEALAASFDAFAGNASNAFTGIITGSMSAEEAARSLGSTVLNSLVNAFVQMGVDWVKSAVMGSTAQTSAIAATTAAQVAGTATTTAASTTAAAATTTAWTPAAIVASIGSFGGAAAIGIGAVVAAMALSSSLAGKRKNGGPVRSGSMYQVGEGGLPEIYQASTGKQYMIPGDNGKVISNKDMQGGGGINVNVSINNTNGSYVDHQVSSDGNGGVSMEIFIADMDNGGPMSQAISRNHQAPRRATQ; encoded by the coding sequence ATGGCGGAGCAGGACGGTGGGAGCTTGGTTTACCAAGTTGATATTGAAACTGCAAAGATGGTCACAGGTAGCCGTCAAGCAGCTGTCGTGTTAGGGGAGATGGAAAAACAAGCCAATCGTTCATCTAAAGCCGTTGATGGACTGACATCCTCTGCCGATAGTGCTGGTAGGTCTATGTCTGGGTTTAAATCAGTGTTGAGCGGTGTTGCAAGCGCAATATCAGTTGCTTTGATTATCGATTACGGCAAGGCTTTTTTGACAGTCGCCGATAACATTACGCAACTTCAGTCTCGGATCCTCAGGCTATCAACTGATGCCGCAACAGCAATGTCTACGTTTGAAACGTTGACGGCCATAGCATCGACTACTGGCGCTAGCCTCAGGGATACGGCCAAGCTGTGGGAGGCAATGACCTCCGCGCTAAAAGGGACTGGAGCAACCAACACCCAAATACTTGCATTAACCGATACGCTTCAGAAAATAGGGCGAGTTGGCGGCTCTTCGACAGAAGAGATGGCAAATGCATTAAGACAATTCGGCCAGTCTATTTCCTCCGGCACAGTAAGAGCCGAAGAATTTAACTCCATCCTTGAACAAATGCCTGAACTTGCTAGGCAGATTGGCGCAGGGATGGGACTATCAATGGGGCAGTTGCGACAAGCAATGCTCGAGGGGAAGTTGAGTGCTCAGGATGCACTTAATGCAATCATGAAGCAGTCATCGGCAGTTAACGATGAATTCTCGAAGCTCCCAAGGACGATGGATCAGGCGAGCAACTCCCTTACGATTTCCCTTCAAAATCTAATTGGGAAAATGAACGAAGCTATGGGCGCTAGCGCAACCATGGTGAAGGTTATTGACTCTATTAGCGCAGCAATAGATAGGCTAAGTGGCAAAACTGAGACGGCATCACAGAAGATTGCAGATCTCACGTCAACTGGCGAAATGTATGCACGTAGAGCAAGAACGTGGTCATGGCTTGGACTTGATGGCTGGTCAGAACAAAATCAGGCTTTAGCAGCTCTCAGCAACAAAGCAGCCACGCTGATCGGCGATATGAATTCGGTGGCAAAAGCTTCAGAAAACGCAGCTAATGGAACGATTAATTTCAATAACTCAGGCACTGCAAACCCTAAGCAAGATGCATTGGTGAAGCGTTCTCAGCGTCGCATAGAACTATCGAAACTAGAAGGGGAAGCAAGAGCCAGGCTACAGGCAGTGTATGACGCTGAAGATGCTGGTATATCTAAGAATGATCCGCGAGTGAAGAAACTCCAAGATCAGTATGCCGAGATAGAGCGGAATACCAAAGCCCAGAAAGAAAGCAATGCGGAGGGTAAAAAATCAGCCAACCAGGCGGAAAGCGTTGCTCAGAAGCTGGCAAACCTGAAGCAGCAGTCAGAGCTTGCTGCGGACTCAACAAGTGAGCTTAGCCGAGAGCAGGCGATCCTGACCGCACAGCAATCACTGGGGAAAGGAGCTACACAGGCTCAGATCGCTGAGGCTGGTGCTTACGCTGCCAAAAGGTGGGACACGGCCAACGCTATCAAGGCGCAGGCGGCCGCAGAGAAGCTACTCCCAGAAGCCAAAGAAAACTCCAGCTACGCGCAGGATGTGAAGGATTTAAACACGGCGTTGGCGGCTAAGAAAATCAGCCAGGAGCAGTACAACACTACGGCTGAGCAACTGGAGCAGCAGCATCAGGTTAACTTGGCAAAAATCCGGTCGGAGGCGGTGGTAAGCCCTAAACAGCAAGCCGCCGGCATGGTTGACCCAGTGCAGCAGCTTGCCAACGAGAATGCGCAGAAGTTGGCGCTTATCCAACAGTTCGAAACTGAGAAGGGTGTGATTACCCAGCGCGGCCTTGAGTTGATGAGGGCGGCGAATACTCAGTACGAACAACAGCGGATCGCGGCACAGTGGGAGATATTCCGCAATCAAAACGCAGGCAATGAGGCGCTAGCTGCGTCATTTGATGCATTCGCCGGCAACGCGTCCAATGCCTTCACTGGCATTATCACCGGCAGCATGAGTGCGGAAGAGGCAGCGCGCTCGCTTGGTTCAACCGTCCTTAATAGTCTGGTGAATGCCTTCGTGCAGATGGGGGTTGATTGGGTTAAATCGGCAGTTATGGGCTCAACAGCGCAAACATCAGCTATTGCCGCCACCACGGCCGCGCAAGTTGCGGGAACGGCGACGACGACAGCAGCGAGCACAACTGCTGCTGCTGCAACCACAACAGCCTGGACGCCGGCGGCTATCGTTGCCTCTATCGGTTCATTCGGTGGTGCCGCAGCGATTGGTATCGGCGCAGTTGTTGCGGCTATGGCGTTGTCTAGCAGCCTGGCAGGGAAGCGTAAGAATGGCGGCCCTGTAAGGTCGGGCAGCATGTACCAAGTTGGCGAGGGCGGTCTACCTGAAATTTACCAAGCCAGCACCGGTAAGCAGTACATGATCCCCGGTGACAACGGTAAGGTGATCAGCAACAAGGACATGCAAGGCGGTGGTGGTATCAACGTGAATGTCAGTATCAACAACACCAACGGTTCATATGTAGATCACCAGGTAAGCAGTGATGGCAATGGCGGTGTATCGATGGAGATATTTATCGCTGACATGGACAACGGCGGCCCGATGAGCCAAGCCATAAGTCGAAATCATCAGGCCCCTCGTAGGGCAACCCAATAA
- a CDS encoding phage tail termination protein yields the protein MTPPMYLRLRNLFESAGLTAGLTIQTLMWNDTGKLSDAFIVFRPGGGSDIQYDRGGDFFVMVDVVGAKGKNAEADAAANKIAGYISSQQSADSCVGAMRLLGGSPTPIPSAEGRLIYRLLVCCTYGE from the coding sequence GTGACGCCTCCAATGTATCTCCGCCTACGAAATCTTTTCGAGAGTGCAGGCCTAACCGCGGGACTCACCATCCAAACGCTGATGTGGAACGACACGGGTAAGTTATCCGACGCCTTCATCGTGTTCCGGCCTGGCGGTGGTTCAGATATTCAATACGACCGCGGCGGAGATTTCTTCGTAATGGTCGATGTTGTCGGGGCCAAAGGGAAGAACGCAGAAGCAGATGCCGCGGCGAACAAAATCGCCGGCTACATCAGCAGCCAACAGAGCGCTGATAGCTGTGTTGGCGCCATGCGTCTGCTCGGAGGCTCTCCAACGCCAATCCCATCAGCAGAGGGGCGATTAATCTACCGACTTTTAGTCTGCTGCACCTACGGCGAATAA
- a CDS encoding HK97 gp10 family phage protein, which produces MGVKIKGIKGAQRRLDAVVEDVRTRKAIRAIKSAVMIIANEAALITPVNIGNLINSQYQETMINGTRITGRIGYSANYAVYVHNASGIMKGLPRPNNRGNYWDPAGEPKFLTKAAEKTRRQVDEIIRKEMML; this is translated from the coding sequence ATGGGCGTAAAGATAAAAGGTATCAAAGGGGCCCAGCGGCGCCTTGATGCCGTGGTTGAGGATGTCAGGACGAGAAAGGCGATCAGGGCTATCAAATCGGCCGTGATGATAATCGCTAATGAAGCAGCGCTGATAACCCCGGTTAACATCGGTAACCTGATAAATTCGCAGTATCAGGAGACAATGATCAACGGTACGCGGATTACTGGCCGTATCGGTTACTCAGCGAATTATGCGGTTTATGTACATAACGCCAGTGGCATCATGAAGGGGCTCCCGCGGCCAAACAACCGTGGCAATTACTGGGATCCTGCTGGTGAACCTAAATTCCTCACCAAGGCTGCAGAGAAAACCCGCCGGCAGGTGGACGAGATAATCAGGAAGGAGATGATGCTGTGA
- a CDS encoding major capsid protein, whose product MYFSKETLAANSRLGGHWNELWANRNIWNAQHNAMLAANRAHMTPEMLACNAVGGFAREFWAEIDNQILQLRDQEDGMEIINDLMGVQTILSVGKTAKLYNVVGDIADDVSVSIDGQAPFSFDHTEYDSDGDPIPVFTAGYGVNWRHAAGLNSVGVDLVLDSQSAKLRKVNKRRVAYYLGGDEKIQVQGHPAQGLKNHRNSKKLNLGAGAGGANIDLTAATMTQLFEFFGKGDFGTLARVNKVSQYDVMWVSPEIWANLAQPYVVNGVVSGNVLQAVMPFAPVKEIRQTFALKGNEFIAYVRRKDVISPLVGMAQGVIPLPRPLPNVNYNFQIMSAEGLQITADDQGLSGVVYGANLA is encoded by the coding sequence ATGTATTTCTCCAAAGAGACATTGGCTGCAAACAGCCGCCTCGGCGGTCACTGGAATGAGCTGTGGGCGAACCGAAACATCTGGAACGCCCAGCATAATGCAATGCTCGCCGCAAACCGTGCGCATATGACGCCTGAAATGCTGGCATGTAATGCGGTAGGTGGGTTCGCTCGCGAATTCTGGGCTGAAATCGATAACCAGATCCTGCAGCTGCGCGACCAGGAAGACGGTATGGAAATCATCAATGATTTGATGGGTGTCCAGACTATTCTTTCTGTTGGTAAAACTGCAAAACTCTATAACGTTGTTGGTGATATTGCTGATGATGTCTCAGTAAGCATTGACGGCCAAGCGCCGTTCTCATTCGATCACACTGAGTACGATAGCGACGGTGACCCGATCCCTGTATTCACTGCAGGTTATGGGGTTAACTGGCGTCACGCTGCCGGTCTTAATTCCGTGGGTGTTGATCTGGTTCTGGATTCTCAGTCTGCTAAGTTGCGTAAAGTCAATAAGCGCCGGGTGGCCTATTACCTTGGCGGCGATGAAAAAATTCAGGTTCAGGGCCACCCGGCTCAAGGCCTGAAGAACCACCGCAACAGCAAAAAGCTCAATCTGGGAGCCGGTGCCGGCGGCGCTAACATCGATCTGACCGCCGCGACGATGACTCAGTTGTTCGAGTTCTTCGGTAAGGGGGATTTCGGTACGTTGGCTCGCGTTAACAAAGTTTCGCAGTACGACGTGATGTGGGTATCCCCGGAAATTTGGGCTAACCTGGCGCAGCCATACGTGGTCAACGGTGTAGTGAGCGGCAATGTATTGCAAGCGGTAATGCCATTTGCACCGGTGAAAGAAATTCGCCAGACGTTCGCGCTGAAAGGCAACGAGTTCATCGCATACGTTCGCCGCAAAGATGTGATTTCCCCTCTTGTTGGCATGGCTCAGGGCGTTATTCCTTTGCCACGCCCACTACCGAACGTTAACTACAACTTCCAGATCATGTCTGCTGAAGGTCTGCAAATCACTGCGGACGATCAGGGGCTATCCGGCGTTGTCTACGGCGCCAATCTGGCATAA
- a CDS encoding KilA-N domain-containing protein: MNFPTVSVNGVSVRVDEEGRYSLNDLHAAAVASGEATESQRPSVFLRSAQIKRFVKALHAKALKSALEQIQPLKVVKGGDEPGVWGVELLAIRYAAWIKPEFEIEVYEIFRAIVRHGISAMNRLNKIDHIINTETKAISQCASKMAKWGVGGRKRLLHTARERVADEVQMYLPGF; encoded by the coding sequence ATGAACTTTCCAACGGTATCTGTAAATGGTGTATCGGTACGAGTCGATGAGGAAGGGCGCTATAGCCTCAATGATCTTCACGCAGCAGCTGTTGCCAGCGGGGAGGCTACTGAATCACAACGGCCGAGCGTATTTCTCAGAAGCGCTCAGATAAAACGCTTTGTAAAAGCCCTTCATGCCAAAGCACTAAAAAGTGCTTTGGAACAAATTCAACCACTTAAGGTTGTTAAAGGTGGTGATGAGCCTGGTGTGTGGGGTGTTGAATTACTGGCCATTCGTTATGCGGCGTGGATTAAGCCAGAGTTTGAAATCGAAGTGTATGAGATTTTCAGAGCAATTGTTCGCCATGGTATTAGCGCCATGAACCGCCTGAATAAAATCGACCATATTATCAATACCGAAACCAAAGCGATCAGCCAGTGCGCCAGCAAAATGGCGAAGTGGGGTGTCGGCGGTCGAAAGCGCCTTCTTCACACTGCCCGAGAGCGTGTTGCTGATGAAGTGCAGATGTACCTTCCTGGCTTTTGA
- a CDS encoding NlpC/P60 family protein, with protein sequence MHKPDFICAMEGRPWRDRACSFDAADCWGLVVLYYRHVLGIEIHQTPDYETGSDFLTCFTGDVVFWSQVEKASASSIFIAYYGAQPVHVGLVIDGQAFHSRGEAGYVRFDKLRTMERVFTKLEFYDYAVDRSSACAGVAERTS encoded by the coding sequence ATGCATAAACCTGACTTTATCTGCGCCATGGAGGGCAGGCCATGGCGGGATCGGGCGTGCTCATTTGATGCGGCTGATTGCTGGGGATTGGTTGTTTTGTATTACCGGCATGTGCTCGGCATAGAGATACACCAGACGCCGGATTACGAAACCGGCAGCGACTTCCTGACGTGTTTTACCGGTGATGTTGTGTTCTGGAGTCAGGTCGAGAAAGCGTCCGCCAGTAGCATTTTTATCGCGTATTACGGCGCTCAGCCAGTCCACGTCGGGTTGGTCATAGATGGGCAGGCATTCCATAGCCGAGGCGAAGCCGGGTATGTGCGTTTTGACAAGCTGCGGACGATGGAGCGAGTTTTCACAAAATTGGAGTTTTACGACTATGCCGTTGATCGAAGTTCAGCGTGTGCCGGGGTTGCCGAAAGAACGTCATAA
- a CDS encoding Ig-like domain-containing protein, giving the protein MQGCANDTGKLIGKVAVLRMAFGCADTLPALSDWKRLGALTTKGFDFSPNSVTSEADDAKGLVENLVTNMDFTISGEGEFRRKDKTTEIGALNISKYIFDEVQAGRQPSIWVRFDFVGEDSGTYIMGYFNTTSWSGDFGTSDISTFSGEWKVADADTVVFEVAADVPVTGVTVAPATASIAVGATQQLTATVAPADASDKTGTWSSSATGKATVNQSGLVTGVSAGAATITFTTNDGAKTSTSAITVTA; this is encoded by the coding sequence ATGCAAGGTTGTGCAAATGATACAGGCAAGCTGATCGGTAAAGTCGCGGTGCTGCGTATGGCTTTCGGCTGTGCTGACACGCTGCCGGCACTGAGTGACTGGAAGCGCCTCGGTGCGCTGACCACCAAGGGCTTCGACTTTTCGCCAAACTCCGTGACGTCTGAAGCGGACGACGCGAAAGGGCTGGTGGAGAACCTGGTAACCAACATGGATTTCACCATTTCCGGTGAAGGTGAATTCCGCCGTAAAGACAAAACCACCGAGATCGGCGCCCTCAACATCTCCAAGTACATTTTCGATGAAGTGCAGGCTGGCCGGCAGCCGTCGATCTGGGTGCGATTCGATTTCGTCGGCGAAGATTCCGGCACCTATATCATGGGCTACTTCAACACCACGTCGTGGTCTGGTGATTTTGGTACGAGCGACATCTCCACTTTCTCTGGCGAGTGGAAAGTTGCTGATGCCGATACCGTGGTGTTTGAAGTCGCTGCGGATGTACCGGTTACCGGTGTGACAGTGGCGCCAGCAACAGCAAGCATTGCTGTAGGGGCTACTCAACAGCTTACCGCCACCGTGGCGCCGGCTGATGCAAGCGACAAAACCGGCACCTGGTCATCCTCGGCAACCGGTAAGGCCACCGTCAATCAGTCAGGTCTCGTTACTGGCGTTTCTGCCGGCGCGGCCACAATCACGTTTACCACCAACGATGGCGCTAAAACTTCAACCAGCGCGATCACCGTCACCGCATAG
- a CDS encoding DUF1833 family protein — translation MPTLREFQSQRPNRIIYDTMTFSHSAFGAIRLVANQIYPKTFAGQVFSPCRMEVAESQQSSTPVINSTAKFGRLAQDFKQQLKQWRAHSRITPISATYQRFDAADMNTPLKSWTLYVKDASMDESDVTCSLTLQNPLNNNIAFLYNTTDFPGLANA, via the coding sequence ATGCCTACCTTACGAGAATTTCAGTCACAGCGGCCCAACCGGATCATCTACGACACGATGACGTTTAGTCATTCGGCGTTTGGCGCTATCCGGCTGGTGGCTAACCAGATATACCCAAAGACGTTCGCCGGCCAGGTTTTTTCACCGTGTCGAATGGAGGTCGCAGAGAGCCAGCAGAGCAGCACTCCGGTGATCAACTCTACGGCTAAGTTTGGGCGCCTGGCTCAGGACTTTAAACAGCAACTGAAGCAGTGGCGCGCGCACTCACGCATAACGCCGATCTCTGCCACATATCAGCGTTTCGATGCGGCGGACATGAATACGCCTCTGAAGTCGTGGACGCTCTATGTGAAGGACGCATCAATGGATGAGAGCGATGTTACTTGCTCCCTAACGCTACAGAATCCACTAAACAACAACATCGCATTCCTCTACAACACCACCGACTTCCCAGGACTTGCCAATGCATAA
- a CDS encoding host specificity factor TipJ family phage tail protein encodes MPLIEVQRVPGLPKERHNLPVGSMFYPWLKSANLHCDVEILRNGVKLQPDDELNFPLSDGDVINVFDQPKSGTLGTILNPLEHFNPIKFTQKILSSLIGQPSASVAAGSNAKTSPNNSLKGQTNIARNGEAKPDNYGQVRAFPDLIQESMFEYENNIKKVTEWMNFGLGRYDVTSVRYSESNLGALAGASYRIYQPGENIPLINEGFAFDDIDGQELPGPNESGDFPAETATTTTDMVSGEFIAGQALVKIKQNSDFDYFYDLPKPHSVSFVVNVTYNTVSGPVTRDITVFADLFNATTTDDGAPVNPQYFYEFTFVNLSGNDISQIPDDAVINTSIFTLNDNEPLVIGPSFSPVEGTQLWVHLQAQLGHGDYARTNVTFYKVDDDNNQIPGTLESYNVGLNNDDENADTKYQTFKFTPAAGNGRYAISFIRSNNSNDHSILKVEAVHIVRTRTNVAYPNDTLVTVTVTATERATSARERKYNALITRHVISYNLATQTVDYTERPSRSFADAVLHTWLKMGGQSESSIDIYELYSIAASLPDPRLGYFDYTFDDEDISLGSRVQTICDAATVTAFWDGGVLSFTRDERKPSATTVFNRANMKAEDYSLSYDMTLPGGFDGVEVKYRNPVTNKQAFIRYRIVGNTIEEGEPVKAKKFDMLFIRNSFQARDRALKEVRRLLYSRQTMAIRALADGEWVNVGQMVQVADIYDANQQDGYIVARNGNNFDTSERIEWAGDMFVVITDASGTPTARVQAFPRSDTTFGFTAAVPAINLNIFDGYNVQSPSRYVIASQVEMDATKWTITEKKPNGDGTTSLTMSEYNDEMYNYEVTE; translated from the coding sequence ATGCCGTTGATCGAAGTTCAGCGTGTGCCGGGGTTGCCGAAAGAACGTCATAATCTTCCCGTCGGCAGCATGTTCTATCCCTGGCTAAAATCGGCCAACCTTCACTGTGATGTTGAAATTTTGCGTAACGGCGTGAAGCTGCAGCCAGATGATGAGTTAAATTTTCCTCTCAGCGATGGCGACGTGATCAACGTGTTCGATCAGCCGAAAAGCGGCACGCTTGGAACAATCCTCAACCCTTTAGAGCACTTTAACCCGATAAAATTTACTCAAAAAATTCTTTCCTCTCTCATCGGGCAACCAAGTGCCAGCGTCGCAGCAGGAAGTAATGCTAAAACGTCACCAAACAACAGTCTGAAAGGACAAACCAACATCGCTCGCAATGGCGAGGCAAAGCCTGACAACTACGGCCAGGTGCGTGCGTTCCCTGATCTGATTCAGGAGTCGATGTTCGAGTACGAAAACAACATCAAGAAAGTAACCGAGTGGATGAATTTCGGGCTTGGCCGATATGACGTCACGTCTGTTCGGTACTCGGAGTCTAACCTCGGCGCGCTGGCCGGCGCCTCTTACCGTATCTACCAGCCAGGCGAGAACATCCCGCTGATCAATGAGGGGTTTGCTTTCGACGACATCGACGGGCAGGAGCTTCCTGGGCCGAACGAGAGCGGTGATTTTCCTGCAGAAACGGCGACGACAACCACCGATATGGTTTCGGGTGAGTTCATAGCAGGTCAGGCACTCGTCAAAATTAAGCAAAACAGCGACTTTGATTACTTCTATGACCTGCCTAAGCCCCACTCGGTGTCGTTCGTTGTCAATGTCACATACAACACAGTATCAGGGCCGGTAACACGGGATATAACGGTATTCGCCGATCTCTTCAACGCTACGACAACCGACGATGGCGCCCCAGTGAATCCGCAGTATTTTTACGAGTTCACGTTTGTAAATCTGAGCGGCAACGACATCAGCCAGATACCCGATGACGCGGTGATCAACACGTCGATATTCACGCTTAACGACAATGAACCGTTGGTAATCGGCCCGTCGTTTTCCCCCGTTGAAGGGACTCAACTTTGGGTTCACTTGCAGGCGCAGTTAGGGCATGGCGATTATGCCCGCACCAATGTCACCTTCTACAAGGTCGATGATGATAACAACCAGATCCCAGGCACGTTAGAGAGCTACAACGTCGGGCTAAACAATGATGATGAGAACGCCGATACAAAATATCAGACGTTTAAATTCACCCCTGCAGCGGGCAATGGTCGTTATGCTATTTCTTTCATCCGATCGAATAACAGCAATGACCATTCAATTCTCAAGGTTGAAGCCGTTCACATCGTCAGGACACGCACCAACGTAGCTTACCCAAATGACACGCTTGTAACCGTCACTGTCACAGCAACGGAGAGGGCAACCAGCGCGCGGGAGCGCAAATATAACGCTCTAATCACTCGTCACGTAATCAGCTACAACCTGGCTACGCAGACAGTCGATTACACAGAAAGGCCTTCACGTTCGTTTGCAGACGCTGTATTGCACACCTGGCTAAAGATGGGCGGACAGTCGGAGTCAAGCATCGACATATACGAGCTTTATTCTATCGCGGCATCGCTTCCTGATCCGCGCCTGGGCTACTTCGATTACACCTTCGATGATGAGGATATCTCGCTGGGTTCCAGGGTGCAGACGATCTGTGATGCAGCTACTGTCACCGCGTTTTGGGATGGTGGGGTGCTGTCATTCACTCGCGATGAACGGAAACCAAGCGCAACGACGGTATTCAACCGCGCCAATATGAAAGCAGAGGATTACAGCCTTTCCTACGACATGACGCTACCCGGTGGTTTTGATGGGGTAGAGGTCAAATATCGCAACCCGGTCACGAATAAACAGGCATTCATCCGCTACCGGATCGTCGGCAACACGATTGAAGAGGGGGAGCCAGTAAAGGCGAAGAAATTCGACATGCTGTTTATCCGCAATTCTTTCCAGGCACGGGATCGGGCATTGAAAGAAGTTCGCCGGCTGCTTTATTCACGTCAAACCATGGCTATTCGCGCGCTGGCCGATGGTGAATGGGTGAACGTCGGGCAGATGGTGCAGGTAGCCGATATCTACGACGCTAACCAGCAGGATGGTTATATCGTAGCGCGCAACGGTAACAACTTTGACACAAGCGAACGTATCGAATGGGCTGGGGATATGTTTGTCGTTATCACTGATGCAAGTGGCACTCCAACGGCGCGCGTTCAGGCATTCCCACGCAGCGATACTACATTCGGTTTTACCGCTGCAGTGCCAGCAATAAACCTCAACATATTTGACGGCTACAACGTCCAATCGCCGTCTCGTTACGTCATCGCCTCTCAGGTGGAGATGGATGCAACGAAATGGACGATAACAGAAAAGAAACCGAATGGCGACGGGACAACTTCGTTAACCATGTCTGAATACAACGATGAAATGTATAATTACGAGGTAACTGAATAA
- a CDS encoding DUF6246 family protein, producing MTPITELGEMVITDADRDYFLRPSFANMTRIGSPAEIVERFAELHTSEAPRLLEAATEAYGGVPGWLLAYINAPSFSSSAIFAGMIVMQACCDDDLSELVGELRPSKRGKRAFVFRRGKMPASDIIVIGQSLITHGIIGKAKIRKLQRHESNSYVNEFNAFEYISAARNHFNMPRAEAERLSMTEFQLLLADKYPEQKGFTREEYDQVMDEDEKRWQAMMVKSAMR from the coding sequence ATGACACCAATAACTGAATTAGGCGAGATGGTCATCACCGATGCCGATCGCGATTACTTCCTGCGACCTTCGTTCGCAAACATGACCCGCATAGGCTCGCCAGCGGAGATTGTAGAGCGTTTTGCTGAACTCCATACAAGTGAGGCGCCACGGTTACTTGAAGCTGCTACTGAGGCATACGGTGGAGTTCCTGGGTGGTTGCTGGCATACATCAATGCACCGTCATTCAGTAGCTCTGCAATATTCGCCGGGATGATCGTCATGCAGGCATGCTGTGATGATGACCTTAGCGAGCTGGTGGGAGAGTTGCGGCCAAGTAAGCGAGGTAAGAGAGCTTTCGTGTTTCGCCGCGGCAAGATGCCGGCGAGCGATATCATCGTAATCGGCCAATCGCTGATAACCCACGGCATCATCGGTAAGGCAAAGATACGCAAACTGCAGCGACACGAGTCGAACAGCTACGTGAACGAGTTCAACGCCTTCGAGTACATCAGCGCAGCGCGAAACCACTTCAACATGCCTCGCGCCGAAGCAGAGCGCCTTTCTATGACCGAGTTTCAGTTGCTGCTGGCGGACAAGTACCCGGAACAGAAAGGCTTCACGCGAGAAGAGTACGATCAGGTTATGGACGAAGACGAGAAGCGCTGGCAAGCGATGATGGTAAAATCAGCGATGAGATAA